Proteins found in one Thalassomonas actiniarum genomic segment:
- a CDS encoding sigma 54-interacting transcriptional regulator, protein MKNVLSIGEYKVNTLLYLRNVTWVSLSFIILGKLGCLLAIPPGYATAIFPSSGIALYALLVFGVRLWPAVFIGSYLLSLWIGMENGAADATQGVVISALAIALASTLQALAAYVLVKKKLGLPLTLVKTRDIVMFTAVLAPVSSLISSSLAITVLIISSQISSEQWLFSWFTWWVGNTVGLLLLVPIALSCHGFPRSIWHPRRVFIALPLSLLTILIVVVFSFMSRLEQEKISTNFLKKSELHQKALKYSLDQYLDALYALQNYISGDSQLSHSKFSQFANGLLKRNSGIHALSWNPVVSKAQRQLFELHAAHELGDDFKIVERDQNNQLITAAPRPRHVVVKYIQPLRGNESAVGFDVNSNKTRQAALHQAEILAKAVGTARITLVQETQKQSGLLVFLPVFNNTQVKSLRGYVVGVFRIGALLNTIFDMQAFDSLYATLADKTDKHSPPVNLASFGNDNQQSLNTDSVTFAISFAERDWQLNVTPSIHAIEQQRSLNSWFILTSIFAIAALGSALLLFLTGRTFEVSSLVRLKTAELKDSEAKTRAILTTAVDGIITIDSKGIIESANPAAYKLFGYTANELQGKNIKILMPEHIRVHHDQFLEKYYQSGERNVIGSTRELLAQDKQGTPIQISLSVSEVRLAGRTIFTGVVHDLSEQKKIQLALEITLEQLQESRDNLLLTLNQFRVATLILNKQGVIEFASESCHTLPGWREKSPIGKSWLSVLPFSRKARHQLEKALAGDISEQRISINWATDHQNQYWVDIDIKKDPNDLKRHILYMYDVSEIHVLREQINVTHYGKMLGQSQPMQQLYQELEQLAAGDWNVLIEGETGTGKELAARAIHASSQRKQGPFIAVNTAGLTETLLASQLFGHKKGSFTGAIQDQKGLFESAANGTLFLDEIGDISPSIQKSLLRVLQEKEIMRLGDNKTIAVNARVIAATNKNLQIEVNEKRFREDLFYRLRVGRVEMPPLRVRDGDIALLIEYFLSESRILAGKPAIKVDKRVMDTLRQYPWPGNIRELKNLVEYVVIHCQEDYIRLSHLPPELFTHNQQTNNHAPEEDERCRIIDALKTTGGKRNRAAELLGISRATFYRKIKEYDIQL, encoded by the coding sequence ATGAAGAATGTTCTATCTATAGGGGAATATAAAGTGAATACACTGCTGTATTTACGAAATGTCACTTGGGTATCGCTAAGCTTTATTATTTTAGGGAAACTCGGATGCTTGTTAGCAATCCCTCCCGGGTATGCGACCGCGATATTCCCCTCATCCGGCATTGCACTCTATGCTTTGCTCGTTTTCGGCGTTCGTCTGTGGCCCGCAGTTTTCATCGGTTCCTACCTGTTAAGTCTATGGATCGGTATGGAGAACGGCGCTGCCGACGCCACGCAGGGAGTCGTGATAAGTGCACTGGCGATAGCATTGGCTTCCACCCTGCAAGCTTTGGCCGCTTATGTTTTAGTCAAAAAGAAGCTAGGGTTACCACTGACGTTAGTGAAAACCCGCGATATCGTAATGTTTACCGCGGTGCTGGCCCCTGTTAGCAGTTTAATAAGCTCAAGTCTGGCTATCACCGTTTTAATAATCAGTTCGCAGATCAGCAGCGAACAATGGCTATTTTCCTGGTTTACCTGGTGGGTGGGCAACACCGTGGGCTTACTGCTGCTGGTACCCATAGCCTTATCTTGTCACGGGTTTCCACGCTCCATTTGGCACCCCAGACGGGTATTTATTGCCTTGCCGCTGTCACTGCTAACCATATTGATTGTCGTAGTATTTTCCTTTATGAGCCGACTTGAGCAAGAAAAAATCAGTACTAATTTTTTAAAAAAATCGGAATTACACCAAAAAGCCCTAAAGTATTCCCTGGATCAATACCTGGATGCACTTTATGCGCTGCAAAATTATATCTCCGGCGATAGCCAGCTCAGTCACAGCAAGTTTTCTCAATTTGCCAACGGATTGCTAAAACGCAACAGCGGTATCCATGCCCTGTCCTGGAATCCCGTGGTGAGTAAGGCACAGCGACAGTTGTTTGAATTGCACGCCGCACATGAACTGGGAGACGATTTTAAAATCGTGGAACGAGATCAAAATAACCAGCTGATCACCGCAGCACCACGGCCACGCCATGTAGTGGTGAAATATATTCAGCCGTTAAGGGGCAATGAGAGCGCCGTTGGCTTTGATGTCAATTCCAACAAAACCAGACAGGCGGCTTTGCATCAAGCCGAAATATTGGCCAAAGCCGTGGGTACCGCCCGCATAACCCTGGTACAGGAAACACAAAAGCAATCGGGCTTACTGGTATTTCTACCGGTATTTAACAATACACAAGTCAAATCTTTACGAGGTTATGTGGTTGGCGTTTTTCGTATCGGTGCATTACTTAACACCATTTTTGATATGCAAGCCTTTGACAGCCTGTACGCAACCTTGGCCGACAAAACCGACAAGCACAGCCCGCCGGTTAACCTGGCAAGTTTTGGCAATGACAACCAACAGTCCCTGAACACTGACTCAGTGACTTTTGCCATTTCCTTTGCCGAACGCGACTGGCAATTGAATGTCACACCATCGATTCATGCCATCGAACAACAACGCAGCTTAAACTCCTGGTTTATCCTGACCAGCATTTTTGCTATTGCCGCCTTAGGTTCGGCACTGCTGCTATTTTTGACAGGCAGAACCTTTGAAGTGAGCTCACTGGTGCGCCTTAAAACGGCTGAGTTAAAAGACAGCGAAGCCAAAACCAGGGCCATTCTGACCACAGCCGTCGACGGTATCATCACCATTGATAGTAAGGGTATTATTGAATCGGCAAATCCCGCAGCCTATAAGCTTTTCGGCTACACTGCCAACGAACTCCAGGGCAAAAATATCAAGATTTTAATGCCTGAGCATATTCGCGTACACCATGATCAGTTTCTGGAAAAATACTATCAAAGCGGCGAACGAAACGTTATCGGCAGCACCCGGGAATTGCTTGCCCAGGATAAGCAAGGCACGCCAATCCAAATCTCATTAAGTGTCAGCGAGGTACGTTTGGCAGGAAGAACCATTTTTACCGGGGTAGTACATGATCTCAGTGAACAGAAAAAAATACAACTTGCCCTGGAAATCACCCTGGAACAACTACAGGAGTCCCGGGACAATTTACTCTTGACCCTGAATCAATTCAGGGTAGCAACACTTATCCTCAACAAACAAGGTGTTATCGAATTTGCCAGCGAATCATGTCACACCTTGCCTGGCTGGAGAGAAAAATCTCCGATTGGCAAAAGCTGGCTGTCGGTACTGCCCTTCTCGCGGAAAGCCCGGCATCAGCTGGAAAAAGCACTGGCAGGAGATATCAGCGAACAGCGGATATCGATAAATTGGGCTACGGACCACCAAAATCAATATTGGGTGGATATCGACATTAAAAAAGATCCGAACGATCTTAAGCGGCATATCCTTTACATGTATGACGTTTCTGAGATCCACGTGTTAAGAGAGCAAATCAATGTCACCCATTATGGTAAAATGCTTGGCCAATCACAGCCGATGCAGCAACTGTATCAAGAACTTGAACAGCTTGCCGCCGGAGACTGGAATGTCTTGATTGAAGGTGAAACAGGTACAGGTAAGGAGTTAGCCGCCCGGGCTATCCACGCCTCAAGCCAACGCAAGCAAGGGCCGTTTATTGCTGTCAATACCGCAGGTCTCACAGAAACACTGCTTGCCAGCCAGTTATTTGGCCACAAAAAAGGCTCCTTCACCGGCGCCATTCAGGATCAAAAAGGACTGTTCGAGTCTGCCGCAAACGGAACCTTGTTTCTCGATGAAATAGGGGATATCTCACCGTCCATCCAGAAAAGCCTGCTACGCGTACTCCAGGAAAAGGAAATCATGCGCCTGGGGGATAACAAAACTATTGCCGTTAATGCCCGGGTGATTGCAGCAACCAACAAAAACCTGCAAATCGAAGTCAATGAAAAAAGGTTCCGGGAAGATCTGTTTTATCGCCTGCGGGTTGGCCGGGTTGAGATGCCGCCATTAAGAGTCCGCGACGGTGATATCGCCCTGCTGATCGAATATTTTCTTTCAGAAAGCCGGATTTTGGCAGGAAAACCAGCCATCAAGGTCGATAAACGGGTCATGGATACGCTCCGACAATACCCCTGGCCCGGTAATATCCGTGAACTTAAAAACCTTGTGGAGTATGTCGTCATTCATTGCCAGGAAGATTATATCAGGCTGAGCCACCTTCCCCCTGAATTATTCACCCATAACCAGCAGACTAACAATCATGCACCCGAAGAGGATGAACGTTGCCGTATCATCGATGCGCTCAAAACCACAGGTGGCAAACGTAACCGTGCAGCCGAGTTATTAGGGATCAGCCGGGCAACCTTTTACCGAAAAATTAAAGAGTACGATATTCAACTTTGA
- a CDS encoding response regulator — translation MKNSLRNKLAITGIVFLTFNLIICGLLIGRYYQDLQQANNWQLITKTANALLMVIHKQAEERGIGVTILGAPEAAYEWMDDFNSKTTELLTSQNNTQKLLSQLNQANAVSSVVDSHYKEWQQAVEILKLKRIELLRGTLDVRTWLKSANRLINATIKLSQQLMINAQMDNDIYVLNNTQITINHLLHDGGLERALISSLLAAKAGNKVFDLDELNKIQSRLDSAIKQLQQLSSSTELPEEIKGKVEEFLNNYFLSFSPLKKNILADINNIPPEYTAKAWFAKASTMLDYATEISIASANYMSERAKLNSHTSIIEISIIVLAVLALCGLLVAILLWLNNYLIANIRHAATQAKLISHGELDITLPVTKEDELGLLLRSIKQISERFKVVIHQAHAVSAGNYDANIDVISEQDELGISLNSMAEEIKRYASLSEQEAWLKAGFKQFSDQSHQCSQLNEYSELVCKFISDYLDFPIVVLSRMEHHQLQPVAGLGFNKDIYYQQHSPLSGVHLQACESKSMQKLRVGNINSMRINTSTHSYQPFEHLCLPLIAQNEAIALLEVASLEAISELKEKFLHSIADVLTKNIMHYLHMEKTQALLIKTTTLSNELREKNGELRLTDKRKGEFLSNMSHELRSPLNSIILLSKKLSVNEEKTLSDKQVKFAQTIEKSGNNLLTIINDILDISKVEAGKMDINLSPCLLAETLDDIYQQYAPFAEEKALDFNLDIDDSLASYKVVTDKLRLQQILNNFLSNAFKFTDSGSIELSTVIRDYQNASAQNKWATASIVFMVKDSGCGIASDKLDTIFEDFIQANTKKQHSESGTGLGLSICKHMASLLNAEIAVESTPDIGSCFTLSLKECPLEALQSQNQAKQDTPTAPRVQAPAPQSSSTPVTGEEAADAPEPEELHEINLLSQHQLDSVNILIVDDDVRSSFALGSLLECYGTEVSIVRDAQQALEQLQRGNIIDIVLMDIMMPVTDGYEAIKQIRAQAQFSQLPVLAISAKNQQGENERCLAAGANGYLAKPINEEQLIATIIRLLDPSGGDNQQIRA, via the coding sequence ATGAAAAATAGCTTACGTAACAAATTAGCCATTACCGGTATTGTTTTTCTTACCTTCAACCTGATCATATGCGGCTTACTAATCGGGCGTTACTACCAGGACCTTCAACAGGCAAATAACTGGCAACTGATTACCAAAACCGCCAATGCCCTGTTAATGGTGATCCATAAGCAAGCGGAAGAGCGTGGTATCGGAGTGACTATTTTAGGCGCCCCCGAAGCGGCATACGAGTGGATGGACGACTTTAACAGCAAAACCACCGAACTACTGACAAGTCAAAACAACACTCAGAAACTGCTGTCACAGCTCAACCAGGCCAATGCTGTTTCTTCGGTGGTGGACAGCCACTACAAAGAATGGCAGCAAGCTGTTGAAATACTGAAATTAAAGCGTATCGAACTATTGCGCGGCACCTTAGACGTCCGTACCTGGCTAAAAAGCGCTAACCGGCTTATCAACGCCACCATCAAACTGTCACAGCAATTGATGATTAATGCGCAAATGGATAACGATATCTATGTATTAAACAACACGCAGATCACCATCAACCACCTGCTCCATGACGGCGGACTGGAGCGGGCCTTAATATCATCATTGCTGGCAGCCAAGGCAGGCAACAAAGTTTTCGACCTCGATGAACTAAATAAGATCCAAAGCCGGTTAGACAGCGCCATAAAACAACTGCAACAGCTTAGCAGCAGCACTGAACTGCCTGAAGAAATTAAAGGTAAGGTGGAAGAGTTTCTTAACAACTATTTCCTTTCCTTTTCACCGCTCAAGAAAAACATACTGGCCGACATTAATAACATCCCCCCGGAATATACTGCCAAAGCATGGTTTGCCAAGGCTTCGACCATGCTTGATTATGCTACCGAGATCAGTATTGCCAGCGCCAACTATATGAGCGAGCGCGCCAAACTCAACAGCCATACCAGCATCATTGAAATCAGCATCATAGTGCTCGCCGTACTCGCTCTCTGTGGTTTACTGGTGGCGATATTGCTATGGCTGAATAACTACCTTATCGCCAATATCCGGCATGCGGCCACGCAGGCCAAACTAATTTCCCACGGTGAACTTGATATTACCCTGCCGGTCACCAAAGAAGATGAACTCGGTCTGCTGTTACGTTCAATTAAACAAATCAGTGAACGTTTTAAAGTGGTCATACACCAGGCACATGCGGTGTCTGCCGGTAATTATGACGCCAATATCGATGTCATCTCTGAACAGGATGAGCTGGGCATTTCACTCAATAGCATGGCCGAAGAAATCAAGCGTTATGCCAGCTTGTCTGAACAAGAAGCCTGGCTAAAGGCCGGCTTTAAACAATTCAGCGATCAATCGCATCAATGCAGCCAATTAAACGAGTATAGCGAACTGGTTTGCAAGTTTATCAGCGATTATCTCGATTTCCCCATCGTTGTGCTGAGCCGGATGGAGCATCATCAGCTACAACCCGTTGCCGGTTTGGGTTTTAACAAAGACATCTACTACCAGCAACACTCGCCGTTGAGCGGCGTCCATCTGCAGGCATGTGAAAGTAAGTCGATGCAAAAACTCAGAGTCGGCAATATTAATTCAATGCGCATCAATACCAGCACCCACAGCTATCAACCGTTTGAACACCTCTGCCTGCCGCTGATCGCCCAAAACGAAGCGATTGCACTGCTGGAAGTGGCCTCGTTAGAAGCCATCAGCGAATTAAAAGAGAAATTCTTACATTCTATCGCCGATGTCCTGACCAAAAATATCATGCATTACCTGCATATGGAGAAAACACAGGCACTGTTGATAAAAACCACCACCTTATCAAATGAGTTACGTGAAAAAAATGGCGAGTTGAGGCTGACGGATAAGCGCAAAGGAGAGTTTCTCTCCAATATGTCCCATGAACTTCGCTCTCCGCTGAACAGTATCATTTTACTGTCGAAAAAGTTATCCGTGAATGAGGAAAAAACCCTCAGCGACAAACAAGTTAAATTCGCACAAACCATAGAAAAATCAGGCAACAACCTGCTGACGATCATTAATGACATACTCGATATATCCAAGGTAGAAGCCGGCAAGATGGACATTAATCTGTCTCCGTGCCTGCTGGCAGAGACACTGGATGATATTTACCAGCAATACGCCCCTTTTGCGGAAGAAAAAGCGCTGGATTTCAACCTGGATATCGATGACAGCTTAGCCAGCTATAAGGTTGTGACCGATAAACTCCGCCTACAGCAAATCCTCAATAACTTTCTCTCCAATGCCTTTAAGTTTACCGACTCCGGCAGCATTGAGCTTTCCACCGTGATTCGGGACTATCAAAACGCCAGCGCTCAAAATAAATGGGCAACAGCAAGCATAGTGTTTATGGTGAAAGACTCGGGGTGCGGTATTGCCTCGGATAAACTTGATACGATTTTTGAAGATTTTATTCAAGCCAATACCAAGAAACAACACAGCGAATCCGGCACCGGGCTTGGTCTAAGCATATGCAAACATATGGCCAGCCTGCTGAATGCCGAAATAGCGGTAGAAAGCACTCCCGATATAGGAAGTTGCTTCACGCTTTCCTTAAAGGAATGTCCGCTAGAGGCGCTGCAGTCACAAAACCAAGCCAAGCAGGATACACCAACAGCTCCGCGGGTACAGGCGCCAGCGCCGCAATCCAGCTCCACGCCAGTAACAGGCGAAGAGGCTGCCGATGCCCCGGAGCCTGAAGAACTGCATGAGATTAACCTGCTCAGTCAACATCAGCTGGACAGCGTTAATATTCTCATTGTCGATGACGACGTACGCAGCAGTTTTGCTCTGGGCTCTTTGCTTGAGTGTTACGGTACCGAGGTCAGTATTGTCCGCGATGCCCAGCAGGCACTGGAGCAGTTACAACGCGGCAATATCATAGATATCGTCCTGATGGATATCATGATGCCTGTTACCGACGGCTATGAAGCCATCAAGCAAATCAGAGCACAGGCACAGTTTTCACAACTGCCTGTACTGGCCATTTCAGCAAAAAACCAACAAGGAGAAAACGAGCGCTGCCTTGCTGCCGGCGCCAACGGTTATCTCGCCAAACCGATCAATGAAGAGCAACTGATTGCAACCATCATCCGTCTATTGGACCCTTCGGGCGGTGACAACCAGCAAATCAGAGCCTGA
- a CDS encoding ATP-binding protein produces MNLFWRLLLPILLFGLLVSVMANRLIISVATEQVQNTSIDNAKIVSNLLTQLRAYYTANVIKDVQSQGLEISHDHRADKHVVPLPATMVHDISHSLNIEHVNIRLYSAYPFPWRRQLSGIHSETELQTWQQLEASPDKARIQFTRQNGQRMLQYSVADLMRSETCVNCHNNHPDSTKIDWQLGDLRGVLEISIPIEKALQSAYREANRASAIIAAALLLLVFLLHRIIYRKLLNPLRELQQASSQLKNGDLAATVNYQGNDEIGRLAQDYQALGVYLTTIRDGVTALGRGQLNADLASPAEQDEIIKNINQARRELALKDTKIKQRTSQLHQLNAYKRDFTANISHEFRSPLNSITLLTKKLACDPRITETPKLLTYCQTITSAADRLLAIVNNILDIAKIDAGDMEVKCSEFYIEELISNVIVPCEQALLAKKLDINIDISAKLLSEPVHSDPFKLFQIVNNLLTNAINFTDAGKITVKVTQECRPDDSQADAKSFIHLSVQDTGIGMAVEDVNQIFQDFTQLDASVNRKVEGVGLGLAVCNRMATLLEGYITVASEPGKGSCFTLIIPQKLSIFTPPAENNLVSFDTKGGPVSVRKANSGGSK; encoded by the coding sequence ATGAATCTTTTCTGGCGATTATTGTTACCGATACTGTTATTTGGCTTATTAGTCAGTGTTATGGCCAACCGACTGATCATCTCGGTAGCAACCGAACAGGTGCAAAATACCAGCATTGACAATGCCAAAATAGTGAGCAATCTACTCACTCAATTGCGTGCCTACTATACCGCCAACGTCATTAAGGATGTGCAAAGCCAGGGACTGGAAATAAGCCACGATCACCGTGCAGACAAGCATGTCGTGCCTTTACCGGCTACCATGGTGCACGATATCAGCCATTCATTGAATATCGAACATGTCAACATACGTCTATATTCCGCGTACCCTTTTCCCTGGCGCAGGCAATTAAGCGGTATTCACTCGGAAACAGAGCTGCAAACCTGGCAACAGCTTGAAGCCTCCCCCGATAAAGCCCGCATCCAATTCACCCGGCAAAACGGCCAGCGCATGCTTCAATACAGTGTTGCCGACCTGATGCGCAGTGAAACTTGTGTTAATTGCCACAACAACCACCCGGACTCAACAAAAATCGATTGGCAGCTGGGCGATCTCAGGGGTGTGCTGGAAATCAGCATCCCGATTGAAAAGGCTTTGCAATCGGCCTACCGGGAGGCGAACCGGGCCAGCGCCATCATTGCTGCCGCCTTGCTTTTACTGGTATTTTTACTCCACAGAATAATATACCGCAAGCTGCTCAATCCCCTGCGTGAACTGCAACAAGCAAGCAGCCAGTTAAAAAATGGCGATTTGGCTGCGACGGTTAATTATCAGGGAAATGATGAAATAGGCAGGCTGGCACAAGATTACCAGGCGCTGGGCGTCTATTTAACCACCATACGCGACGGCGTCACCGCACTGGGCCGGGGACAGCTAAATGCAGATCTCGCCTCACCTGCCGAGCAAGATGAAATTATTAAAAATATCAACCAGGCGCGTCGGGAGTTAGCGCTAAAAGACACGAAAATAAAGCAACGCACCAGTCAATTGCATCAATTGAACGCCTACAAGCGCGACTTTACCGCCAATATCTCGCATGAATTTCGTTCACCGTTAAACAGCATCACCTTGCTAACGAAAAAACTTGCCTGCGACCCCCGCATCACAGAGACCCCGAAATTACTGACCTACTGCCAAACAATTACATCCGCGGCCGACCGCCTGCTCGCCATAGTCAACAACATCCTGGATATCGCGAAGATCGATGCCGGCGACATGGAAGTAAAATGTAGCGAATTCTATATTGAAGAGCTGATCAGCAATGTTATCGTCCCTTGTGAACAGGCGCTGCTGGCCAAAAAGCTGGATATCAATATTGATATCTCGGCAAAACTGCTGAGCGAACCCGTGCACAGCGATCCATTTAAACTGTTCCAGATAGTCAACAATCTGCTCACCAACGCCATAAACTTTACCGATGCCGGCAAAATCACTGTCAAGGTCACTCAGGAGTGCCGACCCGATGATAGCCAGGCCGATGCCAAGTCTTTTATTCACTTGTCGGTGCAGGATACCGGCATTGGTATGGCGGTTGAGGACGTCAACCAGATCTTCCAGGATTTCACCCAACTCGACGCTTCGGTAAACAGAAAAGTCGAAGGTGTCGGACTTGGTCTCGCGGTATGTAACCGTATGGCAACCCTGCTCGAAGGTTATATCACGGTCGCCAGCGAGCCAGGCAAAGGCAGTTGTTTTACCTTAATTATTCCACAAAAGCTCAGCATTTTTACACCACCGGCAGAGAATAATTTAGTCTCGTTTGATACCAAGGGCGGGCCTGTCTCTGTCAGAAAAGCTAACTCGGGAGGCAGTAAATGA
- a CDS encoding EAL domain-containing protein, producing the protein MNKASVLIVDDRPENLIALEATLESLDCDIIQASSGEAALELSLDLDIAIILLDVQMPGMDGYETAEMFRSIKRTRNIPIIFVTAICKAQQHMFKGYAAGGVDFLFKPIEEEVLLSKVKVFLAMDAQKQQLKQQSSLLDGQLRELKQRKAELSLERYRLEKAQEVAGVGSWDLIDRENQAGFTAQCYRVMGLTDSENTQLSSLLSQVDQEARTVIDNSIRSFQQGEPAFWDIEHKITTQNGDKKTIRHHGEDFIDEETRTRHLIATVQDITELRGAQQQLMIANTILENATEGMVITNEQGTIEWVNRAFCELMGYAAEELLDGPIKILRSERHDAAFYRDMWETLLEEKSWQGEIWNRNKSGQALLFMSTIALVEGNQNEGTQYLAIYNDITDLKAEGSLTNYLPNHDALTRLPDHYLLEDRLVQTCHYAANFSKQVALIYLDIESFSYINQEFGFPFGDTVLQKIAKRIDSAIGYQTSLYRVCNDEFAFIVPFSDTGREFIFYINMIREKLARPLHIDKHSLSLNLKVGVSVYPRDSKSPVDLIERARDALRHNEKEARSSFCFYNEDINKQIKDSLLLESDIRNALEKKEFFLTYQPKLNMATAEIEGVEALIRWQHPEHGIVSPINFIPAAEASGLILPLSEWVLDEACRQAKLWHTQGYKITTAVNISAGHFNNGKLLEDIDKTLKKYNLPAECLEIEITENMMMQNMDVIIPMLKALKARKVCISIDDFGTGYSSFAYLKSLPVDTLKIDRSFIKDLHHHKDDIHIVQAITNMAHKMGLKVVAEGVEEQEHCQQLCSIGCDVVQGYYISRPEKADNIQGLLDVAYISHLSI; encoded by the coding sequence ATGAACAAAGCATCGGTATTAATTGTCGACGATCGACCCGAAAATTTAATCGCATTAGAGGCCACACTTGAGAGCCTTGATTGTGACATTATCCAGGCCAGTTCCGGCGAAGCAGCCCTGGAGCTGTCCCTGGATCTGGATATTGCCATTATTTTGCTCGACGTGCAGATGCCCGGAATGGATGGCTATGAAACCGCCGAGATGTTCCGCAGCATCAAACGCACACGCAATATCCCTATTATTTTTGTCACCGCCATTTGTAAAGCCCAGCAGCATATGTTCAAAGGTTATGCCGCCGGTGGTGTTGATTTTTTATTTAAGCCTATCGAAGAGGAAGTACTGCTAAGTAAAGTTAAGGTATTCTTGGCGATGGATGCTCAAAAACAACAATTGAAACAACAATCGTCATTATTAGATGGCCAGCTCCGCGAGCTTAAACAACGCAAAGCAGAGCTCAGCCTGGAACGTTATCGCCTGGAAAAGGCACAGGAAGTTGCAGGAGTCGGTAGCTGGGATCTGATCGACAGGGAAAATCAGGCCGGTTTTACTGCCCAATGCTATCGGGTGATGGGATTGACCGACAGCGAAAACACTCAGCTCAGCAGCCTGCTCAGCCAGGTGGATCAGGAAGCCAGGACAGTGATCGACAACTCCATTCGTTCCTTTCAGCAGGGAGAGCCTGCCTTTTGGGATATTGAGCACAAAATAACCACCCAGAACGGTGATAAAAAAACCATACGCCATCATGGCGAAGATTTTATTGATGAAGAAACCCGCACCCGCCATTTAATTGCCACGGTGCAAGATATCACCGAATTGCGGGGGGCACAGCAGCAATTAATGATCGCCAACACCATTTTAGAAAACGCCACCGAAGGCATGGTGATCACCAATGAGCAGGGCACGATTGAATGGGTAAACCGCGCCTTTTGCGAATTGATGGGTTACGCTGCAGAAGAGTTACTCGACGGTCCTATTAAAATTTTGCGTTCGGAGCGTCACGATGCCGCATTCTACCGGGACATGTGGGAAACCCTGCTTGAAGAAAAATCTTGGCAGGGGGAAATCTGGAACCGCAACAAAAGCGGTCAGGCGCTGCTGTTTATGTCAACCATCGCACTGGTCGAGGGCAACCAGAATGAAGGCACTCAATATCTGGCAATCTACAACGATATAACCGACCTTAAAGCCGAAGGCTCGCTGACAAATTACCTGCCCAACCACGATGCCCTTACCCGGTTGCCCGACCACTACCTGCTGGAGGATCGCCTGGTACAAACCTGCCACTATGCCGCCAACTTTTCTAAGCAAGTTGCCCTGATTTATCTTGATATCGAAAGTTTTTCCTATATCAACCAGGAATTTGGCTTTCCTTTTGGCGATACTGTTCTGCAAAAAATAGCCAAGCGCATCGATAGCGCCATAGGTTATCAAACCAGCCTTTACCGGGTATGTAACGATGAGTTTGCCTTTATCGTGCCATTTTCCGACACCGGACGAGAATTTATTTTTTATATCAATATGATCCGTGAAAAATTAGCACGTCCACTGCATATTGATAAACATAGCCTGTCGCTCAACCTTAAGGTCGGTGTCAGTGTTTATCCGCGAGATTCAAAATCCCCGGTTGATTTAATCGAACGGGCCCGCGATGCCCTGCGTCATAATGAAAAAGAAGCACGCAGCTCCTTCTGCTTCTACAACGAAGACATAAACAAACAAATAAAAGATTCATTATTACTGGAATCTGACATCCGCAATGCCTTGGAAAAAAAGGAATTCTTTTTAACCTACCAGCCTAAGCTCAATATGGCCACCGCCGAGATTGAAGGAGTCGAAGCACTGATCCGCTGGCAACACCCGGAGCATGGCATAGTATCGCCGATTAACTTCATCCCGGCAGCAGAAGCTTCGGGTTTGATTTTACCGCTCAGCGAATGGGTACTCGATGAAGCCTGTCGACAAGCCAAGCTATGGCATACACAAGGGTATAAGATCACTACTGCGGTCAACATATCGGCGGGTCATTTCAATAATGGCAAGCTCCTGGAAGATATAGATAAAACATTGAAAAAATATAACCTGCCCGCAGAATGCCTGGAAATCGAAATAACCGAAAACATGATGATGCAAAATATGGATGTGATCATCCCTATGCTTAAAGCATTGAAAGCACGTAAAGTATGCATATCAATCGACGACTTCGGTACCGGTTATTCTTCCTTTGCTTATCTTAAATCACTGCCCGTTGATACCCTGAAGATCGATCGCTCCTTTATTAAAGACCTGCATCACCACAAAGATGACATCCACATAGTGCAGGCCATTACCAATATGGCCCATAAGATGGGACTAAAAGTGGTGGCCGAAGGGGTGGAAGAACAGGAGCATTGCCAGCAATTGTGCTCGATTGGCTGTGACGTAGTGCAGGGCTACTATATATCCCGCCCGGAAAAAGCGGACAATATCCAGGGGTTGCTTGATGTCGCTTATATTTCCCATCTGTCGATATGA